A part of Pectinatus sottacetonis genomic DNA contains:
- a CDS encoding type III PLP-dependent enzyme, giving the protein MKSFKLTKEQAEMLARKYPTPLAVISTDQIEKNYHFLRDNMPRVRVFYAMKANPSPIILNKMFQLGASFDVASDGEIRTLQEMGVNGDSMIYANPIKTIQGLKAAAEAKINKFTFDNEKEIYKMAEYVPGAKVLLRVRIKNAKALVNLNEKFGAEPEDAVALLKKAQDNGLEPVGIAIHVGSQTLSTEPYHEAFGICHEIINRAGAAGLQLKVIDIGGGLPVPAPDTCVNLENMVNDINRGIEKFPPNIEIWAEPGRYICGTAMNAITRIIGKQPRNGNICYYLDDGVYGIFSGVFFDHWEYEINPFCQGKLLPSTFFGPSCDSLDVIVKNYLCPELEIDDIIAAYDCGAYTIASSTKFNGFARARVLHWEQENTETSTVGVFTGKSKCEAVI; this is encoded by the coding sequence ATGAAGAGTTTCAAATTGACAAAGGAACAAGCGGAAATGCTAGCAAGGAAATATCCTACACCGCTTGCGGTTATATCGACAGATCAAATAGAAAAAAATTATCACTTTTTACGTGATAATATGCCGCGTGTGCGCGTGTTTTATGCGATGAAAGCAAATCCTTCACCAATTATTCTTAATAAGATGTTTCAATTAGGAGCAAGTTTTGATGTTGCTTCTGACGGGGAGATAAGAACACTGCAGGAGATGGGAGTTAATGGAGATAGCATGATATATGCTAATCCCATAAAAACCATTCAGGGACTCAAGGCTGCAGCTGAAGCTAAAATTAATAAATTTACGTTTGATAATGAAAAAGAAATTTATAAAATGGCTGAATATGTTCCAGGGGCAAAGGTACTTTTAAGAGTACGCATAAAAAACGCTAAAGCACTTGTTAATTTGAATGAAAAATTTGGTGCTGAACCTGAAGATGCCGTGGCGCTGCTGAAAAAAGCACAGGATAATGGCTTAGAACCGGTAGGAATTGCTATCCATGTAGGTAGCCAGACATTATCAACGGAGCCTTACCATGAAGCTTTTGGTATTTGCCATGAAATTATAAACAGAGCAGGAGCTGCAGGTCTTCAACTAAAAGTTATTGACATTGGTGGAGGTCTGCCAGTACCAGCTCCGGATACATGTGTGAACTTGGAAAATATGGTAAATGATATCAATAGGGGTATAGAAAAATTTCCGCCTAATATTGAGATATGGGCTGAACCGGGACGCTATATCTGCGGAACAGCAATGAATGCCATTACCCGTATTATAGGAAAACAGCCGCGTAATGGGAATATATGCTATTATCTTGACGATGGGGTATATGGTATATTTTCTGGTGTGTTTTTTGATCATTGGGAATATGAAATTAATCCATTTTGTCAAGGTAAACTTTTGCCTTCTACATTTTTTGGTCCTAGTTGTGATTCACTGGATGTTATTGTCAAGAATTATTTATGCCCAGAATTAGAGATTGATGATATAATAGCTGCATATGATTGCGGAGCGTACACAATTGCTTCTTCGACAAAATTTAATGGATTTGCCAGAGCCAGGGTGTTGCATTGGGAACAAGAAAATACTGAAACATCTACTGTCGGTGTATTTACTGGGAAAAGTAAATGTGAGGCCGTTATTTAG
- a CDS encoding YaaR family protein gives MIKIDSLNPKGQLFKPAENNRDVQVKEHTDDFSMELEHNQEDLSMEQLKKLFDKVSEQGEKLTKTPTYDELRSYRDVVKQFIGEAVTRMYSMRSQSGWDRLGRQKIYTTVRKVDSKLEEMAEEIRLGQASALTIAAKHEAIRGMLVDLYM, from the coding sequence ATGATAAAAATAGATTCGCTTAATCCGAAGGGGCAGTTATTCAAGCCGGCAGAAAATAACCGTGATGTGCAGGTAAAAGAACATACTGATGATTTTTCCATGGAACTTGAGCATAACCAAGAAGATCTATCCATGGAACAGTTAAAAAAATTATTTGATAAAGTATCTGAGCAGGGGGAAAAGCTTACTAAAACACCTACTTATGATGAATTACGTTCATATCGTGATGTAGTAAAACAGTTTATTGGAGAAGCAGTTACACGCATGTATTCTATGCGTTCACAATCAGGCTGGGATAGGCTGGGCCGGCAAAAAATCTATACAACAGTCAGAAAAGTCGATTCTAAATTAGAAGAGATGGCCGAAGAAATTCGCTTAGGTCAGGCAAGTGCTCTTACTATAGCGGCAAAACATGAAGCTATACGTGGGATGCTTGTTGATTTGTATATGTGA
- a CDS encoding dTMP kinase — protein MIRGKLIIIEAGDGSGKATQTNKLYTHLQEEHKNVYKVSYPDYESESSALVKMYLRGAFGKSANSVNAYAASTFFAVDRYASYRLKWEKNYKEGGIILADRYTTSNMVHQAVKIKEKQARDVFLDWLWDLEFVKMGMPKPDLVIFLDMPPEISDKLLADRGTSSGENDIHELDRNYLHHCHDVYKKMADKYDWKTIPCSENSRIRSIDDIHSDIYDLVTELLNK, from the coding sequence ATGATACGGGGAAAATTGATAATAATAGAAGCAGGAGATGGATCAGGGAAAGCTACACAAACCAATAAACTATATACTCACTTACAAGAAGAGCATAAAAATGTTTATAAGGTAAGCTATCCTGATTATGAAAGTGAATCATCAGCATTGGTAAAGATGTATTTGCGAGGAGCTTTTGGCAAGTCTGCTAATTCAGTTAATGCCTATGCAGCGTCTACTTTTTTCGCTGTCGATAGATATGCTTCATATCGTTTGAAATGGGAAAAAAACTACAAAGAAGGAGGTATTATACTAGCTGATCGTTATACTACCTCAAATATGGTACATCAGGCTGTTAAAATAAAAGAAAAGCAGGCGCGGGATGTATTTCTTGACTGGCTTTGGGATCTGGAGTTTGTAAAGATGGGGATGCCTAAACCCGACTTAGTTATATTTCTTGATATGCCGCCGGAAATAAGTGATAAACTTTTGGCAGACAGAGGAACATCTTCAGGGGAAAACGATATTCATGAACTGGATAGGAATTATCTGCATCACTGCCATGATGTATATAAAAAAATGGCTGACAAATATGACTGGAAAACAATTCCCTGTTCTGAAAACAGCAGGATCCGTTCAATAGACGATATTCATTCTGATATATATGATTTAGTGACAGAGCTGTTAAATAAGTGA
- a CDS encoding nitrous oxide-stimulated promoter family protein, which produces MGIFSRFFNKRTKQPAPIKNTVPEEKKAIRKAFGIYCHSHHNTSGKALCPKCNALLMTAMTKIQRCPYGITKPLCHICETPCFGQKQTMEFRKIMKSSQRGMFFRHPMMFIKQKLKEWGFAYMKQKQNQKK; this is translated from the coding sequence ATGGGAATTTTTTCTCGCTTTTTTAATAAGCGTACTAAACAGCCAGCACCTATAAAAAACACTGTACCTGAAGAAAAAAAGGCAATAAGAAAGGCTTTTGGCATATACTGCCACAGTCATCACAATACTAGCGGCAAGGCACTCTGCCCTAAGTGTAATGCCCTTTTAATGACAGCAATGACCAAAATCCAACGCTGTCCTTATGGTATTACTAAGCCACTTTGTCATATATGTGAAACACCATGTTTCGGTCAAAAACAAACAATGGAATTTCGTAAAATAATGAAAAGCTCACAAAGGGGTATGTTCTTCCGTCATCCAATGATGTTTATCAAACAAAAACTCAAAGAATGGGGATTTGCCTATATGAAACAAAAACAAAACCAAAAAAAATAA
- a CDS encoding methionine ABC transporter permease, giving the protein MSSDMILLLGKSLWQTIYMVCVSMAIACIIGIPLGILLVTTAKDQILECKIVNRIIAVIVNAVRSVPFIILMVAIIPFTRMIVGTSIGTTAAMVPLTLAAIPFIGRQVENSLKEVPYGLVEAALSLGATPLQIIRRVLLPEALSSIISQLTTVGIALIGASAMAGTIGGGGIGDLAIRYGYQRFRPDIMIITVVILIVLVQLVQLVGNYVADKVNKK; this is encoded by the coding sequence ATGTCAAGCGACATGATACTACTTTTAGGTAAGTCTTTATGGCAGACAATTTATATGGTATGTGTGTCTATGGCTATAGCATGTATTATAGGGATTCCCTTAGGTATATTATTAGTAACAACCGCTAAGGATCAGATATTGGAATGTAAAATAGTCAATCGTATTATTGCGGTCATAGTCAATGCTGTGCGTTCTGTACCGTTTATTATTTTAATGGTTGCTATAATTCCTTTTACGAGAATGATTGTTGGCACATCTATAGGAACGACAGCAGCAATGGTTCCCTTGACACTTGCAGCTATCCCATTTATAGGAAGACAGGTGGAAAATTCTCTAAAGGAAGTTCCTTATGGTTTAGTTGAAGCTGCATTATCACTGGGAGCGACACCGCTGCAAATAATAAGACGTGTATTATTGCCGGAAGCATTGTCTAGCATCATTTCCCAGCTTACAACAGTCGGTATTGCTTTGATTGGGGCATCTGCCATGGCTGGGACAATTGGTGGCGGTGGTATTGGTGATTTGGCAATTCGTTATGGCTATCAACGGTTTAGACCTGACATTATGATAATAACAGTAGTAATTTTGATTGTATTAGTTCAGTTGGTTCAGTTGGTGGGAAATTATGTTGCTGATAAAGTAAATAAAAAATAA
- a CDS encoding methionine ABC transporter ATP-binding protein yields the protein MIKLSHIRKVYDTPSGPLEALKDVSLTIEDGEIYGIIGLSGAGKSTLVRCINMLERPTSGSVEVDGENLTALSNKSLRQVRKNIGMVFQQFNLLSSATVYDNVAFPLKLSGESSTVIREKVQPLLKLVGLEEKAGQYPLQLSGGQKQRVGIARALASNPKILLCDEATSALDPQTTQAILNLIREINKKMNITVVIITHEMQVIKDICSKVAVIDHGVIAEKGTVIEVFTQPKESITREFISVLLSDELPSAFRNQPVSKIPVENGYLLLRLTFIGESADEPVIMKLIRRHRDIDVSILFGDLDQIQMVPYGRMIIGIKGPEQQVTEAKDWLKQQKLKVEVIGYVKRHDTTFR from the coding sequence ATGATAAAGCTTTCCCATATAAGAAAAGTATACGATACTCCATCTGGGCCGTTAGAAGCACTCAAGGATGTAAGTTTAACAATTGAGGATGGAGAGATTTATGGGATTATAGGACTTTCAGGGGCAGGCAAATCTACTTTGGTGCGATGTATCAATATGCTTGAAAGGCCTACATCAGGAAGTGTAGAAGTCGATGGGGAGAACTTGACTGCATTAAGTAATAAGTCACTGCGGCAGGTTCGCAAAAATATTGGAATGGTATTTCAACAGTTTAATTTATTGTCTTCGGCGACAGTTTATGATAATGTTGCATTTCCCTTAAAGTTGTCAGGGGAAAGCAGCACTGTAATACGAGAAAAAGTACAACCGTTGCTGAAATTGGTGGGCCTGGAGGAAAAGGCAGGTCAGTATCCTTTACAACTTTCAGGGGGACAGAAACAACGGGTAGGTATAGCAAGAGCTTTAGCCAGTAATCCTAAAATACTTTTATGTGATGAAGCAACATCAGCTCTTGACCCCCAGACTACACAGGCAATTTTAAATTTAATTCGTGAAATAAATAAGAAAATGAATATTACCGTGGTCATCATAACGCATGAAATGCAGGTTATAAAAGACATTTGTAGTAAAGTAGCTGTTATAGACCATGGCGTAATTGCTGAAAAAGGGACTGTTATAGAAGTATTTACCCAACCAAAGGAATCAATAACGCGGGAATTTATCAGTGTATTGCTCAGTGATGAACTTCCCAGTGCTTTTAGAAATCAGCCTGTTTCGAAAATACCAGTGGAAAACGGGTATTTACTGCTGAGACTTACATTTATTGGGGAATCAGCTGATGAACCTGTTATAATGAAGCTTATCCGGCGACACAGAGATATCGATGTTAGTATATTATTTGGTGATTTGGATCAAATACAGATGGTACCTTATGGGAGAATGATCATAGGAATTAAGGGACCAGAACAGCAAGTGACAGAGGCAAAGGACTGGCTTAAACAACAAAAATTAAAAGTAGAGGTGATTGGATATGTCAAGCGACATGATACTACTTTTAGGTAA
- a CDS encoding amino acid ABC transporter substrate-binding protein, which translates to MSLCIVSMLFLVAGCGQKQQATSSSSDKNSKIVVGLDDNYPPMGFRDENNNIVGFDVDLAKEAAKRLNRKVEFKPIDWSSKEAELKSGRVDVLWNGLDITEKRKENMLFSDPYMDNKQIVFVRKDSKIKTVADLKGKIIGTQSGSTGEVNINKDKALKDSLKEVKAYPDYIAAFMDLENGRIDAIVGDEITGRYYMSKHPDKFAARDIIIGKMTSFGIGFAKDNKKLRDEVQKVMNEMKKDGTMAKISKKWFGKDITK; encoded by the coding sequence ATGAGCCTGTGTATTGTTTCTATGCTGTTTTTAGTAGCTGGATGTGGACAAAAACAGCAGGCTACATCATCTAGCAGTGATAAAAATAGTAAAATCGTAGTCGGTCTTGATGATAATTATCCACCGATGGGATTTAGGGATGAAAATAATAATATCGTAGGTTTTGATGTTGATTTGGCAAAAGAGGCAGCTAAACGTCTTAATCGCAAAGTAGAATTTAAACCTATTGACTGGTCCAGCAAAGAAGCGGAACTTAAAAGTGGTCGTGTTGATGTTTTATGGAATGGTCTTGATATAACAGAAAAACGCAAGGAAAATATGTTATTCAGTGATCCATATATGGATAATAAGCAGATTGTTTTTGTAAGAAAAGATTCAAAAATAAAAACGGTGGCTGATTTAAAGGGAAAAATAATAGGAACACAAAGTGGTTCTACTGGTGAAGTTAATATAAATAAGGATAAGGCACTAAAAGATTCCCTGAAAGAAGTAAAAGCTTACCCCGACTATATAGCTGCCTTTATGGATTTGGAAAATGGACGCATCGATGCGATTGTCGGCGATGAAATAACAGGCCGCTATTATATGAGTAAGCATCCTGATAAATTTGCTGCTCGTGATATTATAATTGGTAAAATGACAAGCTTTGGCATAGGTTTCGCAAAAGATAATAAGAAACTTCGCGATGAAGTGCAAAAAGTAATGAATGAAATGAAAAAAGATGGAACGATGGCCAAAATTTCTAAAAAGTGGTTTGGTAAGGATATAACAAAATAA
- a CDS encoding aminotransferase class I/II-fold pyridoxal phosphate-dependent enzyme: MNQNIAPLFEAMGKYVADGAIAFHTPGHKQGKVVPTAIRKIITPLGLKMDVSLMDELDDLFEPGTCIKEAQELAAELYGADETLFMVNGTTGAIHVMILSAVAPGDKIIIPRNAHKSVLGALILCGAVPVFIEPFIDEKMGIAMGVTEESVQNILQKNPDAKALLLVYPTYYGVACNIKKIAKMVHDAGMLLLVDEAHGPHLKFSSHLPIQAIDAGADMAAQSTHKILASVTQTSMLHVSYKRIRRERVHMMNAVIQTTSPNYLFLSALDTVRRQMAQSGKVLINRAYELAQQLRKNINTINGLYCFGDDIVGSDGIFALDYTKITVTVKQLGITGYKAEQILRHKYKIQCELADMYNVLFIISLADSNKETAILLKSLSLLAYEYAQNNAPLNIKLKKMPLPKMIIPPQQAVYEDYTTIPFNESKGCLCAETITFYPPGIPLIYPGEVISSEIIEYIIQGRKYGGKVVGPFDNELNTIRVIK, from the coding sequence ATGAATCAAAATATAGCACCATTATTTGAAGCTATGGGTAAATATGTTGCAGATGGTGCGATTGCTTTTCATACACCGGGACATAAGCAGGGAAAAGTAGTTCCAACGGCAATTCGTAAAATTATTACACCGCTGGGATTAAAAATGGATGTTTCTCTCATGGATGAACTAGATGATTTATTTGAACCTGGTACATGTATAAAAGAAGCGCAGGAACTTGCTGCTGAATTATATGGAGCTGATGAAACTTTATTTATGGTCAATGGAACTACGGGGGCTATCCATGTAATGATACTTTCAGCTGTAGCACCTGGAGATAAGATTATTATACCGCGCAATGCGCATAAAAGTGTTTTAGGTGCACTGATTTTGTGTGGAGCAGTGCCTGTTTTTATTGAACCATTTATTGATGAAAAAATGGGAATAGCGATGGGGGTTACCGAAGAAAGTGTGCAAAATATTTTACAAAAAAATCCTGACGCTAAGGCACTTCTTTTAGTTTATCCTACATATTATGGTGTAGCCTGCAATATAAAAAAAATAGCTAAAATGGTGCATGATGCAGGGATGTTATTATTGGTAGATGAAGCTCACGGACCACATTTAAAATTTTCCTCGCACCTGCCCATTCAGGCTATTGATGCCGGAGCTGATATGGCAGCACAAAGTACCCATAAGATTTTGGCATCTGTTACACAGACTTCGATGCTGCATGTCAGTTACAAAAGAATTAGACGGGAACGGGTTCATATGATGAATGCGGTTATTCAGACAACAAGTCCTAATTATTTATTTTTGTCAGCATTGGATACTGTTAGAAGACAGATGGCGCAGTCTGGAAAAGTTCTTATAAATCGTGCCTATGAACTGGCCCAGCAACTGCGCAAAAATATAAATACCATTAATGGTTTATATTGTTTTGGTGATGATATCGTAGGAAGTGATGGCATTTTTGCCCTTGATTATACTAAGATTACTGTAACTGTGAAGCAGCTTGGAATAACAGGGTATAAAGCCGAGCAGATTCTGCGTCATAAATATAAGATTCAGTGTGAATTAGCTGATATGTACAATGTTTTATTTATAATATCACTGGCTGACAGTAATAAAGAAACAGCAATATTATTAAAATCATTATCTTTGCTGGCATATGAATATGCTCAAAATAATGCACCTTTAAATATTAAACTGAAAAAAATGCCGCTTCCAAAAATGATTATACCGCCGCAGCAGGCCGTATATGAAGATTATACAACTATTCCTTTTAATGAAAGTAAAGGGTGTCTTTGTGCAGAAACGATAACTTTTTATCCTCCGGGTATACCCTTGATTTATCCTGGAGAAGTAATATCATCAGAAATTATAGAATATATTATTCAAGGCAGAAAGTATGGTGGAAAAGTAGTTGGGCCATTTGATAATGAATTAAATACAATAAGGGTGATCAAATGA
- a CDS encoding MetQ/NlpA family ABC transporter substrate-binding protein gives MKKVLLVIAALIAMMAVFAGCGSNNQQAVKKDSSGKIILKVGATPVPHAEILEQVKPELAKEGIDLQIKEFNDYVQPNLALNDGELDANFFQHLPYLKNFDAEHNMQLVSAGGIHIEPMGVYSHKIKKINELKDGAEIAIPNDPTNGGRALLLLQQAGIIKLKDGVGVKATVQDITSNPKHIKIDEIEAAQLPRSLDDVDAAVINTNFAVQANLVPTKDALVIEGASSPYVNIIAVRKGDENKPAIKKLVKALQSEKIKKFIETKYKGAIIPAF, from the coding sequence GTGAAAAAAGTATTATTGGTAATAGCAGCACTTATAGCTATGATGGCTGTTTTTGCTGGATGTGGTTCAAATAATCAACAGGCGGTAAAAAAAGATTCGTCAGGAAAAATTATTCTTAAAGTCGGAGCTACGCCGGTTCCGCACGCAGAAATCCTGGAACAGGTGAAACCAGAGCTGGCTAAGGAAGGTATTGATTTGCAAATAAAAGAATTTAATGATTATGTTCAACCTAATTTGGCACTTAATGATGGTGAACTGGATGCAAACTTTTTTCAACATCTTCCCTATCTGAAGAACTTTGATGCTGAACACAATATGCAGCTTGTAAGTGCTGGAGGTATTCACATAGAACCAATGGGGGTATATTCACATAAGATAAAGAAGATTAATGAATTGAAAGATGGAGCGGAAATTGCTATTCCCAATGATCCTACCAATGGAGGTCGTGCTTTATTGTTGTTGCAGCAGGCAGGTATAATCAAGCTAAAAGATGGTGTTGGAGTAAAAGCTACAGTGCAGGATATTACGAGTAATCCTAAACATATAAAAATTGATGAAATAGAAGCAGCACAGCTGCCACGCTCACTCGATGATGTAGATGCTGCTGTTATTAATACAAATTTTGCGGTTCAGGCAAATTTAGTACCTACTAAAGACGCGCTGGTCATCGAAGGTGCATCTTCACCATATGTAAATATAATTGCTGTAAGAAAAGGCGATGAAAATAAACCAGCAATTAAAAAATTAGTTAAGGCTTTGCAGTCAGAAAAGATAAAGAAATTTATCGAAACAAAATATAAAGGTGCAATTATCCCAGCTTTTTGA